Proteins encoded by one window of Mesorhizobium sp. INR15:
- a CDS encoding mercuric reductase produces the protein MRKAARPTEWDRESEALFIERVRPLNWQNPKPREIYDLVVIGAGPAGLQAVEEARRMGFSAALIEQDRLGGNSLNVGTIASKSLIHSGRVGAALNEAEDIWGVDGRKSAQLDFSLVLARMHRARARIAAYHSASQLARADVDIFFGAASFTGANEVSAGESALQFRKALIATGARPDAPDIAGLESIKYRTSSTIFGLTALPRRLAVIGGGPLGCEMAQAFSRLGSQVSIIEIDPKFLPGEERDAAELLSRAMARDGVTIRLNTTITGARIEAGVKILDTINAGMKDSVEADEVLVSVGRVANVEMLGLDVAGVEIGSNGCVTVDERFQTKNPDVYAAGDVCMELKFTNVAQATARIAVANALGDSTRSWNDLLVPWCTYCDPEIAHIGMQVWDARMQSIAVKTFTVMMQDVDRAIVDEQDLGFIKIHIQDGTDRILGATIVAERASELINEMSVIMRAGIGMSALAETIHTYPAQSEGIMLAALEFARQSLVSG, from the coding sequence ATGAGGAAGGCTGCGCGGCCGACCGAGTGGGACAGAGAGAGCGAAGCGCTGTTCATTGAACGGGTGCGCCCGTTGAACTGGCAAAATCCAAAGCCCCGAGAAATATATGACCTCGTCGTCATCGGGGCGGGACCAGCCGGGCTACAGGCCGTTGAGGAAGCGCGTCGTATGGGGTTCAGCGCCGCGCTCATCGAACAGGACCGGCTCGGCGGAAACTCATTGAACGTCGGGACAATTGCCTCAAAATCGCTGATCCATTCCGGGCGCGTGGGTGCCGCCCTGAACGAGGCGGAGGACATCTGGGGCGTGGATGGCAGGAAATCGGCTCAACTCGATTTCTCGCTGGTATTGGCCCGCATGCATCGGGCGCGCGCACGCATCGCCGCATATCATTCGGCCAGCCAGCTTGCACGAGCGGATGTGGATATCTTCTTTGGCGCGGCCAGCTTCACCGGAGCAAATGAGGTTAGCGCTGGAGAAAGTGCTTTGCAGTTCCGCAAGGCGTTGATTGCCACCGGCGCGCGTCCGGACGCTCCAGATATTGCGGGGCTTGAAAGTATCAAATACCGCACGAGTTCGACCATCTTCGGACTGACTGCGCTTCCAAGGCGGCTTGCGGTAATCGGCGGCGGCCCACTCGGCTGCGAAATGGCGCAGGCCTTCAGCCGCCTTGGCTCGCAGGTTTCGATCATCGAGATTGATCCGAAGTTTCTGCCCGGTGAAGAGCGGGACGCCGCGGAACTTTTATCGCGCGCCATGGCACGTGACGGAGTTACAATTCGGCTAAACACCACCATCACGGGGGCGCGTATTGAGGCCGGCGTCAAAATTCTTGATACGATCAATGCCGGGATGAAGGACAGTGTCGAAGCCGATGAGGTTCTTGTCAGTGTCGGCCGGGTTGCCAACGTCGAGATGCTTGGGCTGGATGTCGCCGGCGTTGAGATCGGAAGCAACGGCTGTGTGACTGTCGACGAGCGATTCCAGACCAAGAATCCAGACGTTTACGCAGCCGGTGATGTCTGCATGGAACTCAAGTTCACCAACGTAGCGCAAGCCACGGCGCGCATCGCCGTCGCCAATGCACTTGGAGACAGCACGCGTAGCTGGAACGATCTCCTGGTCCCCTGGTGCACCTATTGTGATCCGGAGATCGCACATATCGGCATGCAGGTCTGGGACGCCAGGATGCAGTCGATTGCTGTAAAAACGTTCACTGTCATGATGCAGGATGTTGACCGCGCGATCGTTGATGAACAGGATCTCGGCTTCATAAAAATCCACATCCAGGACGGCACGGACCGCATACTGGGTGCAACTATCGTGGCCGAACGCGCCAGCGAACTGATCAATGAAATGTCTGTCATCATGCGGGCCGGCATCGGCATGTCGGCACTCGCCGAAACCATCCATACCTACCCGGCACAATCGGAAGGCATCATGTTGGCTGCTCTCGAGTTTGCGCGCCAGAGTTTGGTCTCCGGTTGA
- a CDS encoding glucoamylase family protein, which translates to MTDFGDLDDEALVKHLQRTAFGYFSDFFEPDTGLVADTSRDGSPCSIAVVGFALSCYPIAVKNQWITRTEAARRTLLALRFFKESRQGEEPDATGYKGFYYHFLDMKSGKRVWNCELSLVDTALLMAGVCVAGTFFDKRDEQEIRDLSRELFDRVDWRWAQNGRETLSQGWRPDCGFLHYGWEGYNEATILYVLGAGSTTHPLTDKSFSGWTSTYQWEHLLSQDVLYSGPLFTHLFSHAWIDFRGIRDAFMRQAGSDYFDNTRAAIRIHREYGARNPQAYSGYDRDFWGVTAGDGPGDQDMRENGRDRRFFGYMSRGVPYGPDDGTISPWAMLACLPFDHEAALAGTRHLIRRYRQVIPGDRFSSGFNPTLVVDGAGWLSKGWYGLDQGLLVMSIENARSGFVWDIMRDCPPIVRGLRRSGFAGGWLAP; encoded by the coding sequence ATGACCGACTTCGGCGACCTCGACGACGAAGCGCTCGTGAAGCATCTGCAACGGACGGCGTTCGGTTATTTCAGCGATTTCTTCGAGCCGGATACAGGATTGGTCGCCGACACCTCTCGTGATGGCTCGCCCTGTTCCATCGCGGTCGTTGGCTTTGCGCTTTCTTGCTATCCCATAGCCGTCAAAAACCAATGGATCACGCGGACCGAGGCCGCCAGGCGCACACTGCTGGCATTGCGTTTCTTCAAGGAAAGCCGGCAGGGCGAGGAGCCCGACGCGACAGGCTACAAAGGTTTCTACTATCATTTCCTTGACATGAAATCAGGGAAACGGGTCTGGAACTGCGAGCTTTCGCTGGTCGACACCGCATTGTTGATGGCTGGCGTATGCGTAGCCGGTACGTTCTTCGACAAACGCGACGAACAGGAAATACGCGATCTGTCGAGAGAGCTTTTCGACCGGGTTGACTGGCGATGGGCACAGAACGGACGCGAAACGCTATCGCAGGGCTGGCGGCCCGATTGCGGTTTCCTGCACTATGGCTGGGAAGGCTACAACGAAGCGACGATCCTGTACGTGCTGGGAGCGGGATCGACCACCCACCCGCTGACAGACAAGAGCTTTTCGGGATGGACCTCGACGTATCAATGGGAACACCTGCTGAGCCAGGACGTGCTTTATTCGGGACCGCTTTTCACTCATCTCTTCTCGCATGCATGGATCGATTTCCGAGGTATACGCGACGCCTTCATGCGACAGGCCGGTAGCGACTACTTCGACAACACACGGGCGGCGATCCGCATTCATCGAGAGTATGGGGCAAGAAACCCTCAAGCCTATTCTGGCTACGATCGCGATTTCTGGGGTGTGACGGCTGGCGATGGGCCTGGCGACCAGGATATGCGCGAGAACGGACGCGACCGGCGCTTCTTCGGTTATATGTCGCGCGGCGTCCCTTACGGGCCGGACGACGGCACTATCTCGCCTTGGGCCATGCTTGCCTGCCTGCCATTCGACCATGAAGCAGCGCTCGCCGGTACGAGGCACCTGATCAGACGCTATCGCCAGGTGATCCCTGGTGACCGGTTCTCCAGCGGCTTCAACCCAACCTTGGTCGTCGATGGCGCCGGCTGGCTATCAAAGGGTTGGTACGGGCTTGATCAAGGTTTGCTGGTCATGAGCATCGAGAATGCGCGCAGTGGGTTTGTCTGGGATATCATGCGCGACTGCCCGCCAATCGTACGCGGCCTTAGACGATCAGGCTTTGCGGGCGGATGGCTTGCGCCATGA
- a CDS encoding glycosyl hydrolase: MVVNFSGDLGARSTPLPHFWEHTIGSGHATLGLRADWQAQLKRAHDELGMRHARFHGILDDDMGTLIEQGGEFIYSFFNADQVFDFLLSIGMRPFVELSFMPTALASGDETQFHYRANITKPRDPAQWSVLIRNLVEHWVERYGLAEVRQWFFEVWNEPNLKAFGSGKQSDYFELYRYTVEAIKSVDGKLKVGGPATAANAWIDDFLAFCKSNKLPVDFISTHHYPTDAFGNPGDDTEAQLAASKRSVLRDQARDVRKKAGRLPVYYTEWCTSSNPRDFMHDDPYAAAFIVKTVLEANTLVEGYSYWTFSDLFEENYFPSVPFQGGFGLMTIQGIAKPSFRAYQLLHGLGTEMLPVGGSHETVDAWPVRGERGATLMLTNFALPRHDIGDEKVSFTMTCPEPMTKATIQRIDVDHANAKRRWELLGKPKYPNGENLAALNEASQLEEEAVAFTMDGHVLKLDLVIPPQAVAAIRFSF, from the coding sequence ATGGTTGTGAACTTTTCCGGGGATCTCGGCGCGCGATCGACGCCCTTGCCGCACTTCTGGGAACACACAATCGGAAGCGGCCATGCGACGCTCGGGCTGCGGGCCGATTGGCAAGCGCAGCTCAAACGCGCACATGACGAGCTCGGCATGCGGCATGCGCGCTTTCACGGCATCCTGGACGATGACATGGGAACACTGATCGAGCAGGGTGGAGAATTCATCTATTCGTTCTTCAATGCCGACCAGGTTTTCGACTTTTTGCTGTCGATTGGTATGAGGCCGTTTGTCGAGCTCAGCTTCATGCCGACGGCGCTGGCGTCAGGAGATGAGACACAGTTCCATTACCGCGCCAACATCACCAAGCCGCGCGATCCAGCGCAGTGGTCCGTTCTCATTCGCAACCTGGTGGAGCATTGGGTCGAACGCTACGGTCTGGCCGAGGTTCGGCAATGGTTTTTCGAAGTCTGGAACGAACCTAATCTCAAGGCTTTCGGGTCTGGCAAACAATCGGACTATTTCGAACTCTACCGGTACACCGTCGAAGCCATCAAATCGGTCGACGGAAAGCTGAAAGTCGGCGGCCCGGCCACTGCGGCAAATGCATGGATCGACGACTTCCTGGCATTCTGCAAATCAAACAAGCTGCCGGTCGACTTCATCAGCACGCACCACTACCCTACCGACGCATTCGGCAATCCAGGCGACGACACCGAGGCCCAGCTTGCCGCTAGCAAACGCAGCGTGCTGCGGGACCAGGCACGTGACGTGCGCAAGAAAGCCGGCCGGCTTCCAGTCTATTACACGGAATGGTGCACCTCCTCGAACCCGCGCGATTTCATGCACGACGACCCCTACGCGGCTGCCTTCATCGTCAAGACTGTGCTCGAGGCCAACACGCTGGTCGAGGGCTACAGCTATTGGACATTTTCGGACCTCTTCGAGGAAAATTATTTTCCATCAGTTCCTTTCCAGGGCGGATTCGGACTGATGACCATACAAGGCATCGCCAAGCCGTCCTTCCGCGCCTACCAGTTGCTACATGGGTTGGGAACCGAGATGCTGCCTGTCGGCGGATCACACGAAACGGTCGATGCCTGGCCCGTGCGCGGTGAAAGAGGGGCAACGCTGATGCTGACGAACTTCGCCCTGCCCCGTCACGATATCGGTGATGAGAAGGTCTCTTTTACCATGACCTGCCCCGAGCCGATGACCAAAGCGACCATCCAGCGCATTGACGTTGACCACGCCAACGCGAAACGCCGTTGGGAACTGCTCGGCAAGCCAAAATATCCAAATGGTGAAAATCTCGCCGCCCTGAACGAGGCTTCGCAACTGGAGGAAGAGGCGGTCGCCTTTACGATGGACGGCCATGTGCTGAAGCTCGACCTGGTCATACCGCCCCAGGCGGTGGCTGCAATCCGCTTCAGCTTCTAG
- a CDS encoding SDR family oxidoreductase, whose product MTFPKPLAGQKALVTGANSGIGKGVAIALGVAGADVVINYETDKDAATEVVDTIRAGGANAIALQADVSSPSEVDAMFARAIEEFGTLDILVANAGLQQDAPFTEMTLEKWSKVLDVNLTGQFLCAQAATREFLRRGVVPSVSRAAGKIICMSSVHQVIPWAGHANYATSKGGIKLLMESMAQELAPKGIRVNAIAPGAVRTPINTSAWSTAEALKSLLTLIPYGRIGEPEDIARAAVWLASDESDYVIGTTLFVDGGMTLYPGFATGG is encoded by the coding sequence ATGACTTTTCCGAAACCGCTGGCGGGTCAAAAAGCGCTCGTAACGGGCGCCAATTCCGGGATCGGAAAAGGTGTCGCGATAGCTCTGGGTGTGGCGGGCGCGGACGTTGTCATCAACTATGAGACAGATAAGGACGCCGCAACGGAGGTTGTCGATACAATTCGCGCTGGCGGAGCGAATGCCATTGCCTTGCAAGCCGACGTTTCCAGCCCGAGCGAAGTCGATGCGATGTTTGCCAGAGCGATCGAAGAGTTTGGCACACTCGACATTCTCGTTGCGAATGCCGGCCTGCAACAGGACGCTCCCTTTACCGAGATGACGCTGGAAAAGTGGAGCAAGGTTCTCGATGTCAATTTGACGGGGCAATTCCTTTGCGCGCAGGCCGCGACACGGGAATTTCTTCGACGCGGTGTTGTACCGTCCGTTTCGCGCGCCGCCGGCAAGATTATCTGCATGAGCTCGGTCCATCAGGTCATCCCCTGGGCCGGCCATGCCAACTACGCCACGTCGAAAGGCGGTATCAAGCTTTTGATGGAGAGTATGGCGCAAGAACTCGCGCCCAAGGGCATCCGTGTCAACGCTATCGCGCCGGGAGCGGTCCGAACGCCAATCAACACGTCGGCCTGGAGCACGGCCGAAGCGCTCAAGTCTTTGCTCACGCTGATCCCCTATGGCCGCATAGGCGAGCCGGAAGATATCGCCAGGGCCGCAGTGTGGCTGGCGTCCGACGAGTCCGACTATGTGATCGGCACGACACTGTTCGTGGACGGCGGCATGACCTTATATCCAGGTTTTGCTACTGGCGGCTGA
- a CDS encoding DUF982 domain-containing protein: protein MYHAWFSKPVPVSTGISGDIRNLSNVEQAVELLTNHWRDGGSAKHRAALRACRQAMNGGISADIARDAFVEAAREARILVE from the coding sequence ATGTATCACGCGTGGTTTTCCAAGCCTGTTCCAGTTTCCACTGGAATTTCTGGCGATATTCGCAACCTGTCCAACGTTGAACAAGCCGTTGAGCTTCTCACCAACCACTGGCGAGATGGAGGAAGCGCCAAGCATCGAGCGGCACTTCGGGCCTGTCGCCAAGCCATGAACGGTGGCATTTCAGCCGACATCGCCAGAGACGCCTTCGTCGAGGCTGCGAGGGAAGCACGTATTCTTGTTGAGTGA
- a CDS encoding MarR family winged helix-turn-helix transcriptional regulator produces the protein MSDRSDPQKRRATIGQADYQRLSEFRYLIRCFLEFSQVQAEDAGLTARQHQALLAIKGFPGGGPVTIGDLAERLRIRHHSTVELVNRLCEAGLVVRDQDKADHRRVLLQLTERADDCLAELSATHLDELSRIEPMLRSVLARKAGHELPK, from the coding sequence ATGTCCGACAGATCAGACCCGCAGAAGCGGCGGGCAACGATTGGACAAGCCGACTACCAGCGGCTGTCCGAGTTCCGCTACCTGATCCGCTGCTTCCTCGAATTCAGCCAGGTCCAGGCCGAGGATGCCGGCCTGACCGCGCGCCAGCATCAGGCGCTGCTGGCCATCAAGGGCTTTCCTGGAGGCGGGCCGGTGACGATCGGCGATCTGGCGGAGCGCCTGCGCATCCGCCACCATAGTACCGTGGAACTGGTCAACCGCCTTTGCGAGGCCGGGCTCGTCGTCAGGGACCAGGATAAGGCAGACCACCGCCGCGTGCTGCTGCAACTGACCGAGCGCGCCGACGACTGCCTTGCGGAACTGTCAGCCACGCATCTCGACGAGCTTTCACGTATCGAACCAATGCTTAGAAGTGTGCTGGCGCGGAAGGCCGGTCATGAACTCCCGAAATAA
- a CDS encoding chloride channel protein, with translation MKSDHAKPAHLRDFTTDARVLTIAAIAVVVGTAAVFAGIGLLKLIRLATNIAYFGQFSLADLKLQDTPLGYAAVIVPVIGALIIGIMARFGSEKIRGHGIPEAIEAILLGRSKLDAKVAILKPLSSAISIGSGGPFGAEGPIIMTGGAIGSLIAQMLPVSDNERKTLLVAGAAAGMTTVFGTPIAAIMLAVELLLFEWTPRSFIPVAVAAIIAEVERTMLHLPGPIFPFQGGMEVSFVGLAGWVAIGVAAGLLSGLLTQMVYACEDGFQKLPIHWMWWPMLGGLVVGIGGLIEPQALGVGYDNIANMLDGRTIATAALILLVVKAIIWSVALGSGTSGGVLAPLLIMGGAMGAVLAGFLPAADPGFWALLAMSATMGGTMRAPLTATFFAVELTGNTHVLLPLIAACATAHAVTVLLMKRSILTEKIARRGHHLVREYRVDPFALTRVREVMTAKVESVPATMTLHGAAAFLTAPETRHPSFPVVNSQGHVIGLIDPPAILRWRRAGKHRTTMLGELLAGSKVTVAYPDEYLEGLSDKLLTANVSHLPVVAREDAQLVGYVGWKDLMRVRSNKLAEEHDRSTLLGFGARRRKSLGVANDL, from the coding sequence ATGAAATCCGACCACGCCAAACCCGCCCATCTCCGTGATTTCACGACCGATGCGAGAGTGCTCACCATAGCAGCCATTGCCGTCGTGGTTGGGACGGCAGCGGTATTCGCGGGCATCGGCCTTTTGAAACTGATCCGGCTTGCCACCAACATCGCCTATTTTGGCCAGTTCTCGCTCGCTGATCTCAAATTGCAGGATACGCCGCTTGGCTATGCCGCCGTCATCGTTCCGGTCATCGGCGCGTTGATCATCGGCATCATGGCGCGCTTCGGCAGCGAGAAAATCCGCGGGCACGGAATTCCCGAAGCCATCGAGGCGATCCTGCTCGGACGCTCCAAGCTTGATGCCAAGGTGGCGATCCTGAAGCCTCTGTCGTCGGCGATCTCGATCGGCTCAGGCGGACCGTTCGGCGCCGAAGGGCCGATCATCATGACCGGTGGTGCCATCGGTTCGCTGATCGCCCAGATGCTGCCGGTCAGCGACAACGAACGCAAGACGTTGCTGGTGGCGGGTGCCGCGGCCGGCATGACCACCGTATTCGGAACACCGATCGCCGCCATCATGCTGGCGGTGGAATTGCTGCTGTTCGAATGGACGCCGCGCAGCTTCATTCCTGTTGCCGTCGCTGCCATCATTGCCGAGGTCGAGCGCACCATGCTGCACCTTCCCGGACCGATATTTCCGTTTCAGGGCGGCATGGAGGTGTCCTTTGTCGGCCTTGCCGGCTGGGTCGCGATCGGTGTTGCCGCCGGCCTGCTGTCAGGATTGCTCACCCAGATGGTCTATGCCTGCGAGGACGGTTTCCAGAAACTGCCCATCCACTGGATGTGGTGGCCGATGCTCGGCGGTCTGGTGGTCGGCATTGGCGGGCTGATCGAACCACAGGCGCTCGGCGTCGGTTATGACAACATCGCCAACATGCTGGACGGACGCACGATAGCCACCGCCGCACTCATCCTGCTTGTGGTGAAGGCCATCATCTGGTCGGTGGCGCTGGGGTCGGGAACGTCAGGCGGCGTGCTGGCGCCGCTGCTGATCATGGGTGGCGCGATGGGCGCGGTGCTTGCCGGGTTCCTGCCTGCTGCCGATCCAGGCTTCTGGGCGCTGCTGGCGATGTCGGCGACGATGGGCGGGACGATGCGCGCTCCGCTCACCGCCACCTTCTTCGCAGTCGAGCTGACCGGCAACACCCATGTCCTGCTGCCGCTGATCGCGGCTTGCGCGACAGCGCATGCGGTGACCGTGCTGTTGATGAAGCGCTCGATCCTGACCGAGAAGATCGCCAGAAGGGGGCATCATCTGGTGCGAGAGTATCGCGTCGATCCCTTCGCGTTGACCAGGGTGCGCGAAGTGATGACGGCTAAAGTCGAGAGCGTGCCGGCGACGATGACGTTGCATGGCGCCGCGGCCTTCCTGACCGCGCCCGAGACGCGGCATCCCAGTTTTCCCGTGGTGAATTCGCAGGGGCATGTGATCGGCCTCATCGACCCGCCGGCTATCCTGCGCTGGAGGCGTGCCGGCAAGCACCGCACGACGATGCTCGGCGAACTGCTGGCCGGGAGCAAGGTCACGGTAGCGTACCCCGATGAATATCTCGAAGGCCTGTCCGACAAGCTGCTGACGGCCAATGTGTCTCATCTTCCAGTGGTGGCGCGCGAAGACGCGCAACTGGTCGGCTATGTCGGCTGGAAGGACCTTATGCGCGTCCGGTCGAACAAACTGGCTGAGGAGCACGATCGCTCAACCTTGCTGGGATTTGGCGCCCGTCGCCGGAAATCACTTGGCGTCGCGAATGATCTTTGA
- a CDS encoding DUF2945 domain-containing protein — MTDKYEIGDRVSWNSEAGRVSGTIIGKHTRDFDVHGYTHHASPDDPQYEIKSSKTEHVAFHKGSALTKVSPRR; from the coding sequence ATGACGGATAAATATGAAATCGGCGATCGGGTGAGTTGGAATTCAGAGGCCGGGCGTGTCAGTGGCACGATCATCGGTAAGCACACGCGCGATTTCGATGTCCATGGCTATACACATCATGCGAGTCCAGACGATCCGCAATATGAAATAAAGAGCAGCAAGACCGAGCATGTTGCCTTCCACAAGGGCTCGGCACTGACAAAGGTGTCGCCTCGGCGATGA
- a CDS encoding molybdopterin-dependent oxidoreductase: MQPQKAIVPRIRIGRRWFNTLWAIPIGAAALLCLIALAQSLRELPMMAAFIREHPGIAQSAPSVASGFPWWLQLQHFLNMLFMLFIMRAGLQILADHPRLYWARDCTPGTDWFRFQTPVPEGRIWTAKDDSVSLPKWLGIPGLRHTLGLARWWHFSVNLLWLVNGVAFYALLFSTDQWRRLVPLTWEVFPAALSTAIQYASLNFPVDEGWTRYNGLQQLTYFITVFVAAPVSIGTGLMQSPAISNALGWFGRLFNRQAMRSVHFISFAWFVIFILAHGVMVFITGIRQNTNHMFKGVDNASWAGFPLFVLAMATLIAVWLVVSPLTIRHARLVQRAGRLVIGWLMRLGEGWDPRSQLTEKDISPFFWPNGTMPKSKEFGELAADGFVNYRLRISGLVERPQDLSLATLKAMRKQEQITTHFCIQGWSGVAKWGGVPMRYILNLVKPMPQARYVVFYSLADGADGGRYYDVHSIENMRHALTLLAYEMNGAPLNVLHGAPLRLRCENELGFKMVKWITAIEFVDDFADLGAGQGGYNEDHEFYGNRMPI, from the coding sequence ATGCAGCCGCAAAAGGCGATCGTCCCCCGTATCCGGATTGGCCGACGCTGGTTCAACACCCTATGGGCTATTCCAATTGGAGCCGCCGCGCTGCTGTGTCTGATCGCGCTCGCTCAAAGTTTGCGCGAGTTGCCCATGATGGCTGCCTTCATCCGAGAGCATCCTGGCATCGCGCAGTCCGCGCCGTCGGTCGCTTCTGGGTTCCCGTGGTGGCTGCAACTCCAGCATTTCCTGAACATGCTCTTCATGTTGTTTATTATGCGGGCCGGCCTGCAGATATTGGCCGACCATCCGCGACTCTATTGGGCGAGAGATTGCACGCCTGGAACGGACTGGTTTCGCTTTCAGACGCCGGTGCCAGAAGGACGTATATGGACAGCCAAGGACGATTCGGTCAGCCTGCCAAAATGGCTGGGGATCCCCGGCCTGCGCCATACACTCGGACTGGCACGATGGTGGCATTTCTCAGTCAATCTACTGTGGCTCGTCAACGGTGTCGCGTTCTACGCCTTGCTGTTTTCCACGGATCAATGGCGGCGGCTGGTGCCACTGACCTGGGAGGTGTTTCCGGCAGCACTTTCGACGGCGATCCAGTACGCCTCGCTGAACTTCCCGGTCGATGAAGGCTGGACACGCTACAATGGCCTGCAGCAGCTCACCTATTTCATCACCGTGTTCGTCGCCGCGCCCGTCTCGATCGGTACCGGTCTGATGCAGTCGCCGGCGATCTCCAATGCGCTGGGCTGGTTCGGCAGACTGTTCAATCGTCAGGCAATGCGATCAGTCCACTTTATCTCGTTCGCCTGGTTCGTGATCTTCATCTTGGCGCATGGTGTCATGGTGTTCATCACCGGCATCAGGCAGAACACCAATCACATGTTCAAAGGCGTCGACAACGCGTCTTGGGCGGGATTTCCGTTGTTCGTGCTTGCGATGGCTACCCTCATTGCGGTTTGGCTGGTCGTATCGCCCTTGACCATCCGCCACGCCCGCTTGGTCCAGCGCGCCGGGCGATTGGTGATCGGCTGGCTCATGAGGTTGGGCGAGGGGTGGGACCCACGCTCCCAGCTCACGGAAAAAGACATATCACCCTTCTTCTGGCCGAACGGCACGATGCCAAAGTCAAAGGAGTTCGGCGAGTTGGCTGCGGACGGTTTCGTCAACTATCGTCTGCGCATCAGTGGCCTGGTCGAGCGCCCGCAGGACCTATCGCTGGCCACGCTCAAGGCGATGAGGAAGCAGGAACAGATCACGACGCATTTTTGCATTCAGGGTTGGTCGGGTGTCGCCAAATGGGGTGGGGTTCCCATGCGCTACATCCTGAATTTGGTGAAACCGATGCCGCAAGCCCGCTACGTCGTATTCTATTCACTGGCAGATGGCGCCGATGGCGGACGCTACTACGACGTACACAGCATCGAGAACATGCGCCACGCACTCACGCTCCTGGCGTACGAAATGAACGGCGCGCCGTTGAATGTGCTCCACGGCGCGCCCTTGCGGCTGCGTTGTGAAAACGAACTCGGCTTCAAAATGGTCAAGTGGATCACAGCCATCGAGTTTGTAGACGACTTCGCCGATCTAGGCGCGGGCCAGGGCGGTTACAACGAAGACCATGAGTTCTACGGGAATCGGATGCCAATCTGA
- a CDS encoding DUF1127 domain-containing protein, with protein MSDHLARQTKNRLARRQRAAKKLEFLRWLILVPFEGRQRRKAVAELERLDDRMLADIGILRSEIPQVIDGIGSQKVELAFPKPSNGTPQYARNPTRAAA; from the coding sequence ATGTCAGATCATCTGGCAAGACAGACGAAGAACCGCTTGGCACGCCGACAGCGAGCAGCCAAAAAATTGGAATTCCTGCGTTGGCTGATCCTGGTTCCGTTCGAAGGCCGCCAACGGCGCAAGGCAGTAGCTGAGCTTGAACGCCTGGACGACAGAATGCTTGCGGACATCGGAATCTTGCGCAGTGAGATCCCACAGGTGATCGACGGGATAGGCTCTCAAAAAGTCGAGTTGGCCTTTCCAAAACCGTCGAACGGCACGCCGCAATACGCACGCAATCCGACCAGGGCGGCGGCGTAA